A genomic region of Prionailurus viverrinus isolate Anna chromosome D4, UM_Priviv_1.0, whole genome shotgun sequence contains the following coding sequences:
- the PLPP7 gene encoding inactive phospholipid phosphatase 7, giving the protein MPASQSRARARDRNNVLNRAEFLSLNQPPKGTPEPRSSGRKAPGPSAQPPSPGDGARERRQSQQLPEEDCMQLNPSFKGIAFNSLLAIDICMSKRLGVCAGRATSWASARSMVKLIGITGHGIPWIGGTILCLVKSSTLAGQEVLMNLLLALLLDIMTVAGVQKLIKRRGPFETNPSLLDYLTMDVYAFPAGHASRAAMVSKFFLSHLVLAVPLRVLLVLWAFCVGLSRVMIGRHHITDVISGFVIGYFQFRLVELVWMSSNTCQMLISAW; this is encoded by the exons ATGCCAGCCTCCCAGAGCCGCGCCCGGGCCCGGGACCGCAACAACGTCCTCAACAGAGCTGAGTTCCTGTCCCTGAACCAGCCCCCCAAGGGCACCCCGGAGCCCCGCAGCTCGGGCAGGAAGGCCCCGGGCCCCTCGGCGCAGCCCCCGTCCCCTGGCGATGGGGCCCGCGAGAGGCGCCAGTCACAGCAGCTGCCCGAGGAGGACTGCATGCAGCTGAACCCCTCCTTCAAGGGCATCGCCTTCAACTCCCTGCTGGCCATTGACATCTGCATGTCCAAGCGGCTGGGGGTGTGTGCCGGCCGTGCCACGTCCTGGGCCAGCGCCCGCTCCATGGTCAAGCTCATTGGCATCACAGGCCACGGCATCCCCTGGATCGGGGGTACCATCCTCTGCCTGGTGAAGAGCAGCACACTGGCCGGCCAGGAGGTGCTCATGAACCTGCTCCTGG CCCTGCTCCTGGACATCATGACGGTGGCCGGCGTGCAGAAACTCATCAAGCGCCGCGGCCCGTTCGAGACGAACCCCAGCCTCCTGGACTACCTCACCATGGACGTGTACGCCTTCCCCGCTGGGCACGCCAGCCGCGCGGCCATGGTGTCCAAGTTCTTCCTCAGCCACCTGGTGCTGGCCGTGCCCCTGCGCGTCCTGCTGGTACTCTGGGCCTTCTGCGTGGGCCTGTCGCGCGTGATGATCGGACGGCACCACATCACGGACGTCATCTCGGGCTTCGTCATCGGCTACTTCCAGTTCCGCCTGGTGGAGCTGGTCTGGATGTCCTCCAACACCTGCCAGATGCTCATCTCCGCCTGGTGA